The Epinephelus lanceolatus isolate andai-2023 chromosome 14, ASM4190304v1, whole genome shotgun sequence genome has a window encoding:
- the LOC117251597 gene encoding gamma-crystallin M2-like isoform X2 — protein sequence MSSKITFYEDRNFQGRSYECDTDCPDMHPHFSRCNSIKVESGCWVLYEKPNYTGYQYVLTRGEYPDYQRWMGYNDTIRSCRTFSYTSEGPYCMRIYERPNFQGQMMEFSDDCESVQDHFRSRDIYSCNVMDGYWTLYEHPNYRGRQYFMRPGEYRKFSDWGATCAATGSFRRITEF from the exons ATCACATTTTATGAGGACAGAAACTTCCAGGGCCGCTCCTATGAGTGCGACACCGACTGCCCTGACATGCACCCCCACTTCAGCCGCTGCAACTCCATAAAGGTGGAGAGCGGCTGTTGGGTGCTGTACGAGAAGCCCAACTACACCGGCTACCAGTACGTTCTGACCAGAGGAGAGTACCCAGACTACCAACGCTGGATGGGCTACAATGACACCATCCGCTCCTGCCGTACCTTCTCCTAT ACCAGCGAGGGGCCCTACTGCATGCGCATCTACGAGCGTCCCAACTTCCAGGGTCAGATGATGGAGTTCAGCGACGACTGCGAGTCAGTGCAGGACCATTTCCGCAGCCGGGACATCTACTCCTGCAACGTCATGGACGGCTACTGGACCCTGTACGAGCACCCCAACTACCGCGGCCGCCAGTACTTCATGAGGCCCGGAGAGTACCGCAAGTTCAGTGACTGGGGGGCCACGTGCGCCGCCACTGGGTCCTTCCGCAGAATCACAGAGTTTTAA
- the LOC117251597 gene encoding gamma-crystallin M2-like isoform X1: protein METSGRITFYEDRNFQGRSYECDTDCPDMHPHFSRCNSIKVESGCWVLYEKPNYTGYQYVLTRGEYPDYQRWMGYNDTIRSCRTFSYTSEGPYCMRIYERPNFQGQMMEFSDDCESVQDHFRSRDIYSCNVMDGYWTLYEHPNYRGRQYFMRPGEYRKFSDWGATCAATGSFRRITEF, encoded by the exons ATCACATTTTATGAGGACAGAAACTTCCAGGGCCGCTCCTATGAGTGCGACACCGACTGCCCTGACATGCACCCCCACTTCAGCCGCTGCAACTCCATAAAGGTGGAGAGCGGCTGTTGGGTGCTGTACGAGAAGCCCAACTACACCGGCTACCAGTACGTTCTGACCAGAGGAGAGTACCCAGACTACCAACGCTGGATGGGCTACAATGACACCATCCGCTCCTGCCGTACCTTCTCCTAT ACCAGCGAGGGGCCCTACTGCATGCGCATCTACGAGCGTCCCAACTTCCAGGGTCAGATGATGGAGTTCAGCGACGACTGCGAGTCAGTGCAGGACCATTTCCGCAGCCGGGACATCTACTCCTGCAACGTCATGGACGGCTACTGGACCCTGTACGAGCACCCCAACTACCGCGGCCGCCAGTACTTCATGAGGCCCGGAGAGTACCGCAAGTTCAGTGACTGGGGGGCCACGTGCGCCGCCACTGGGTCCTTCCGCAGAATCACAGAGTTTTAA